CATGCGCAAGGTGGTGCAATACCTTGCGCAGAAAAGCGCCCAGGACAAGGTGCTCAATATTCAGGACTGGATCCTCGCCCAGCGCCAGAAGGTGCTCGGCAAAGCCAACCTCAACCGTGTGCTGCTGCTCGAAGCGCTGCTGGTGCAGTGGGTTGGCCTGCTCGGCCGTCGTTAATTTCCGAGGCCTGCGGGTGTATCGTGGGCCAGACACTTTCCGTGATTTAAGTCGTAGATTCCTATGCTCGTAGATTCCCATTGCCACCTTGATCGCCTCGACCTCTCCCAGCACGGCGGCTCCCTCGACGCGGCCCTCGAAGCCGCTCGCCAGCGTGGGGTAGGGCACTTCCTGTGCATCGGTGTCAGCGCTGAAAACGCCGCCGACGTCAAAGCCCTGGCCGAGCGTTATGCCGATGTGGACTGCTCGGTGGGTATCCACCCGTTGGACCTCAAGCCCGGCGAAGCGCCTGCGCTAGATTGGTTACTGGTGAACTCAACCACCCGCGGGTGGTGGCGATTGGCGAAACTGGCCTGGACTACCACTACGAACCCGAAGCCGCCGAGTTGCAGCAAGCTTCCTTTCGCTTGCACCTGCAAGCCGCCCAGCAAACTGGCAAACCGGTGATCGTCCACACCCGTGGCGCTCGCGCCGATACCCTGGCCCTGCTGCGCGAAGCCGCGCTGCCCCAGGCCGGCGTGCTGCACTGCTTTACCGAAGACTGGGAGATGGCCAAGGCGGCCCTGGACCTGGGTTTCTACATCTCGCTGTCGGGCATCGTCACTTTCCGCAATGCCGACGCTTTGCGCGACGTGGCGCGCCAGGTGCCGGCCGACCGGCTGCTGGTGGAAACCGACTCGCCGTATCTGGCGCCGATCCCGCACCGGGGCAAGCCCAACCTGCCGGAATACGTCCGCGACGTGGCAGATTACCTGGCGATGCTGCGCGGCGAGTCCGTCGAGCGTTTTGCCGAGCAGACGACTGAGAACTTCAAACGCTTGTTCACATTGGCGCACGTCAAATCCTAGGCAAAAAAACCCGGGTTCTGGGGGGTGAATCCGGGCTAAGACCATTAGGAGTAAAACAAGGGCACACAGTCCTTCGGTACCCAGGTCGGCGCGTCACTTGGGGGAGATGTCACGCCGACAGTTCAAGTATTGATCAGTATCCGATTCAGTCCAGTCGCGACTGGTCGTTTTTTAAACAGATTTGGAATACACGCGCTTCGCTTGAGTTCTCATTACGCAGGTGTACGACGGTAGTTGTTGCGTATTATTTCTGACTGATCGGCGTCTATTCGTTGGCGCAGGGTTAGGAGGGTGCGCAGATTGTTCACATAGGCGTTGCTCGGCGACCGTTCAGTCTGGATAATCCCTCGCATCGGGTAAATCGTATCGCCACGTATCCGTGGCCCTGCGCAACCCGCCCCTATTCACCTCTGCAGATCTCTTCCTCATGCACAAAGAACCCCGTAAGGTCCGTGAGTTTCGCCGCCGTGAGCAGGAAATTCTCGACACCGCGCTCAAGCTGTTCCTCGAACAAGGTGAAGACAGCGTCACCGTCGAGATGATCGCGGATGCCGTGGGTATCGGCAAAGGCACCATCTACAAGCACTTCAAGTCCAAGGCCGAGATCTACCTGCGCCTGATGCTCGACTATGAGCGCGATTTGAACGAACTGCTGCATTCGGCCGATGTCGACAAGGACAAGGAAGCGCTGTCGCGCGCCTATTTCGAATTCCGCATGCGTGACCCGCAGCGGTACCGCCTGTTTGACCGCCTGGAAGAAAAAAGTGGTCAAGGGCCATCAGGTGCCGGAAATGGTCGAAGAGCTGCACAAGATCCGTGCCTCGAACTTCGAACGCCTGACCCTGTTGATCAAGGGCCGTATCAGCGAAGGCAAGCTGGAAGACGTACCGCCATATTTCCACTACTGCGCTGCCTGGGCGTTGGTGCACGGCGCGGTGGCGCTGTACCACTCGCCGTTCTGGAGCAACGTGCTGGAAGATCAGGAAGGTTTCTTCCAGTTCCTGATGGACATCGGTGTACGCATGGGCAACAAGCGTAAACACAGCGGCGAGCCACCGGCTGCGGAGATCCCTGCCACCTGAGGATTTACTGCCACGCGCAGTACCCCAGGAATATACTCAGGCAGGACGCTTGCTAAAAGCTGATTTTTCAGTCAGCTTTTAGCGCGCCCGTAACATCTTCTGCCGGAGTGATCCATGATCGTTGATCGTCAAGGCAGGCGTTTTCGCAATTTGCGGATCAGCCTGACCTCAGCCTGCAATTATGCGTGTACCTACTGCGTGCCCAACGGCAAGCGGCTGGTGGCTGCCCAGGACGAACTCTCGGCCGAGGCCATGGCCCGTGGTGTGGCCTATCTGATTGAGGCGGCCGGTATCGAGCGCCTGCGTATCACCGGCGGTGAGCCGCTGGTCAGCCCAAAACTGGAAGCCTTCATGGGCGCCGTTGGTCAGATGGGGCTCAGTGATATCAGCCTGACCACCAACGGCCAACTGCTTGCACGCAAGTTGCCGTTGCTGGTGGATGCCGGGATCAAACGCATCAACGTTTCCCTCGACACCCTGGACGCCGACGCCTTCCGCAGCATCGCCCGTGGCGGCGACTTGGCCACCGTGCTCGGCGGCATGGACCAGGCCCGCGCTGCCGGGATCAAGATCAAGGTCAATATGGTGCCACTGCGCGGCCAGAATCTGGACCAGGTAATGCCGTTGCTGGATTACTGCCTGGAGCGCGGCTACGAATTGCGGTTTATCGAGTTGATGCGCATGGGCCACCTGGCCAAGGACTCCAACGCGTTTCTGCAGCAATTTGTCAGCCTGCAGCAGCTACTCAGCCTGATCGGCGAACACCACGAGTACCTGCAAGCCAACGCTCCTGTGGACGCGACGGCGGTGCGCTACGAAGTGCCGGGCAAAGGCTACTTCGGGGTGATCGCTAACGAGAGCGTACCGTTCTGCCGTACCTGTTCGCGGCTGCGCTTGTCTTCCACGGGTTGGTTGCATGGGTGCTTGTCGTCGAGCAATCGTCATTACGTCGGTGACTTGCTGGACCTGCCGCGACACCAGGCATTGCCTGCCCTGCAAGGTCTGTTGATGAAAGCCTTGGGCGACAAACAGGAAGTCGCGTTTTCGGGTGGCGCTACCATCATGAAGATCATCGGC
The Pseudomonas poae DNA segment above includes these coding regions:
- a CDS encoding radical SAM protein encodes the protein MIVDRQGRRFRNLRISLTSACNYACTYCVPNGKRLVAAQDELSAEAMARGVAYLIEAAGIERLRITGGEPLVSPKLEAFMGAVGQMGLSDISLTTNGQLLARKLPLLVDAGIKRINVSLDTLDADAFRSIARGGDLATVLGGMDQARAAGIKIKVNMVPLRGQNLDQVMPLLDYCLERGYELRFIELMRMGHLAKDSNAFLQQFVSLQQLLSLIGEHHEYLQANAPVDATAVRYEVPGKGYFGVIANESVPFCRTCSRLRLSSTGWLHGCLSSSNRHYVGDLLDLPRHQALPALQGLLMKALGDKQEVAFSGGATIMKIIGG